The Piliocolobus tephrosceles isolate RC106 chromosome 10, ASM277652v3, whole genome shotgun sequence nucleotide sequence GTTCACCCAGAAGTACAACATCTCCTTCCACAAGCGGTACGGCACCAAGATCATCAAACGCCAGCGGAAGAACGCCACCCAGGAGGCCCTGCGCAAAGGGGACGATGTCAAATTCGAAGAATTTGTGGCCTATCTCATCGACCCACACACCCAGCGGGAGGAGCCTTTCAACGAACACTGGCAAACCGTCTACTCACTCTGCCACCCCTGCCACATCCACTATGACCTCGTGGGCAAGTACGAGACACTGGAAGAGGATTCTAATTACGTCCTGCAGCTGGCAGGAGTGGGCAGCTACCTGAAGTTCCCCACCTATGCCAAGTCTACGAGAACTACTGATGAAATGACCACAGAATTCTTCCAGAACATCAGCTCAGAGCACCAAACGCAGCTGTACGAAGTCTACAAACTCGATTTTTTAATGTTCAATTACTCAGTGCCAAGCTACCTGAAATTGGAAtaaagggggtggggagagggagagaatcatgctttttaatttaagatttttatttgtcaaaagaATTATATGGATATTG carries:
- the CHST11 gene encoding carbohydrate sulfotransferase 11 isoform X4, with protein sequence MNYDQDGAASAKGVQLELSNTAVLHQMRRDQVTDTCRANSATSRKRRVLTPNDLKHLVVDEDHELIYCYVPKVACTNWKRLMMVLTGRGKYSDPMEIPANEAHVSANLKTLNQYSIPEINHRLKSYMKFLFVREPFERLVSAYRNKFTQKYNISFHKRYGTKIIKRQRKNATQEALRKGDDVKFEEFVAYLIDPHTQREEPFNEHWQTVYSLCHPCHIHYDLVGKYETLEEDSNYVLQLAGVGSYLKFPTYAKSTRTTDEMTTEFFQNISSEHQTQLYEVYKLDFLMFNYSVPSYLKLE